A part of Synechococcus sp. KORDI-49 genomic DNA contains:
- a CDS encoding ParB-like protein codes for MPLQLPAFEPIPEAGKGTQLLEVPVARLRPTQWCVGLAEVWARQQDFAQESREERLSALRQKPVPLVRSAAGDLWMVDRHHRLRGLLGLDPHASAWGYVIAEPAVSDPQEVLAFLEAKGWLYLVDGRGNGPRMAAELPGSLLDLDDDPYRSLVWKLKKEGFIKPQPQIPYHEFRWGAWLRRRPLPPFSSRSLEPALAPARRLVCSPAASDMAGWRGDKKACR; via the coding sequence GTGCCCCTGCAGCTCCCGGCCTTCGAACCGATTCCAGAAGCGGGCAAAGGCACACAGCTGCTGGAGGTTCCCGTCGCCAGGCTTCGCCCGACCCAGTGGTGCGTCGGTCTGGCAGAGGTCTGGGCCCGGCAGCAGGACTTCGCCCAGGAAAGCCGGGAGGAACGCCTCAGCGCTCTCCGGCAGAAGCCGGTTCCTCTGGTGCGCAGCGCGGCCGGTGATCTCTGGATGGTGGATCGACATCACCGGCTGCGCGGCCTGCTCGGACTGGATCCCCACGCCTCGGCATGGGGATACGTGATTGCGGAACCAGCCGTGAGCGATCCGCAGGAGGTGCTGGCCTTTCTGGAAGCGAAGGGTTGGCTGTACCTGGTGGATGGACGGGGCAACGGACCCCGGATGGCAGCGGAACTGCCGGGTTCGCTGCTGGATCTTGACGATGATCCCTATCGCAGCCTGGTCTGGAAGCTGAAGAAGGAGGGATTCATCAAACCGCAGCCCCAGATCCCGTATCACGAATTCCGCTGGGGAGCCTGGTTGCGCCGCCGCCCTCTGCCTCCCTTCAGTTCGCGGAGTCTGGAACCGGCGCTTGCTCCGGCCCGCCGTCTGGTCTGTTCCCCTGCCGCTTCCGACATGGCCGGTTGGCGCGGAGACAAAAAGGCCTGCCGCTGA
- a CDS encoding glutathione S-transferase family protein, whose translation MPPTPATPEAQSWEQLSQYIGQEPDRINGPTSSQAVLRLFGHSESDVRVTLYRDHHAWCPYCQKVWLWLEFQRIPYRIRKVTMRCYGSKEPWFLQLVPSGMLPALELDGQLITESDVILLSLEQAFGPLGLPLMDPRALELRQLERLLFRAWCLWLCSPGLRPRQQQQARDQFQRTAQRMEQALEQTPGPWLDDQGPGGVDLVFVPYVERMNASLAYYKGYRLRREHPAIDRWFAALEQLETYRGTQSDMHTHAHDLPPQMGGCWPDVSESQQSLAEAIDRGDGLGQDETSWTDDDPKRTTALALGRVMRHRDQLLALNPLGSERFDQPLRAALTQLITGRPCRPTSGSAAGLRYLRDRISVPRDMPLPAARLLRQCLEATAALDGPAAPRPLPIRDRYDQDPQAFLR comes from the coding sequence ATGCCCCCTACACCGGCAACTCCTGAAGCTCAGAGCTGGGAGCAGTTAAGTCAGTACATCGGCCAGGAACCGGACCGCATCAACGGTCCCACCAGCTCCCAGGCCGTTCTGCGTCTGTTCGGGCACTCCGAATCCGACGTCAGGGTCACCCTCTACCGCGACCATCACGCCTGGTGCCCTTACTGCCAGAAAGTGTGGCTGTGGCTTGAGTTCCAGCGCATCCCGTACCGCATCCGCAAGGTGACGATGCGCTGCTACGGCAGCAAGGAGCCCTGGTTTCTGCAGCTGGTGCCATCGGGAATGCTTCCCGCCCTTGAGCTGGACGGACAGCTGATCACCGAAAGCGACGTGATCCTGCTGAGCCTGGAGCAGGCCTTCGGACCGCTCGGCCTGCCGCTGATGGATCCACGGGCTCTGGAGCTGCGGCAGCTGGAGCGTCTGCTCTTCCGGGCCTGGTGTCTCTGGCTCTGCTCCCCGGGCCTGAGGCCGAGACAGCAGCAGCAGGCCCGCGACCAGTTCCAGCGCACGGCGCAACGGATGGAACAGGCCCTGGAGCAGACCCCTGGTCCGTGGCTGGATGACCAGGGACCGGGCGGCGTGGACCTGGTGTTCGTGCCCTACGTGGAGCGGATGAACGCCTCCCTGGCCTACTACAAGGGCTATCGCCTCCGTCGCGAACATCCGGCGATCGATCGCTGGTTTGCGGCTCTTGAACAGCTGGAGACCTACCGGGGCACCCAGAGCGACATGCACACCCATGCCCATGATCTTCCGCCGCAGATGGGCGGCTGCTGGCCGGATGTTTCCGAGAGCCAGCAGTCACTGGCGGAAGCCATTGATCGCGGCGACGGGCTCGGACAGGACGAAACCAGCTGGACCGACGACGATCCGAAGCGGACAACAGCTCTTGCCCTTGGTCGGGTGATGCGACACCGTGACCAGCTGCTGGCGCTGAACCCCCTCGGGAGCGAGCGGTTCGATCAGCCCCTGCGCGCCGCACTGACCCAGCTGATCACCGGACGCCCCTGCCGACCGACCTCCGGAAGTGCAGCCGGACTGCGGTATCTCCGGGATCGAATCTCCGTTCCGAGAGACATGCCGCTGCCGGCGGCGCGGCTGCTGCGGCAGTGTCTCGAGGCGACGGCAGCACTGGATGGCCCGGCCGCTCCCCGACCGCTGCCGATCCGGGATCGATACGACCAGGATCCCCAGGCCTTTCTGAGATAG
- the gorA gene encoding glutathione-disulfide reductase gives MDADFDLIVLGAGSGGLAAAKRAVRHGARVAIAEGDRVGGTCVIRGCVPKKLLVYGAQARHQLQDAPSYGLHVEAVRSDVSELLERVRSEVDRLNLRHRQMLSEAGVELLQGWGRFTAPDRIGLSATPGGPIERELGAARILIAVGGQPIRPSIPGAEHTWLSDDMFLQETYPDQVVVVGAGFIACEFACILRGLGVSVTQVVRGSRLLRGFDHELADAVLTGMQDSGIQVLFDRTVHAVDRVSPDDPSAGLTVELSDGRHLPCGGVLMATGRRPRLEGLGLEIAGVAVDRGRVLVDADQATSVPHIHAVGDVTDRINLTPVAIDEGRAYADSVFGGRPRQVNHDLVATAVFSDPELASVGLSEQAAIERFGEEAVTVHRARFRSMSRALPASGHRCLLKLVLQREGGRVLGCHMVGEHAAEIIQMAAIAVGMGATKADFDRTMALHPSVSEEFVTMG, from the coding sequence ATGGATGCCGATTTTGATCTGATCGTTCTGGGAGCGGGTTCCGGTGGTCTGGCTGCCGCCAAGCGGGCGGTTCGCCACGGGGCGCGGGTGGCGATTGCGGAAGGAGATCGGGTCGGGGGGACCTGCGTGATCCGTGGCTGTGTTCCGAAAAAGCTGCTGGTCTACGGCGCGCAGGCCCGGCATCAGCTGCAGGACGCGCCCTCCTATGGCCTGCACGTGGAGGCTGTGCGCTCGGATGTGAGTGAACTGCTGGAGCGCGTGCGTTCGGAGGTTGATCGCCTCAACCTCCGCCATCGCCAGATGCTCTCGGAGGCCGGGGTGGAGTTGCTGCAGGGCTGGGGCCGGTTCACGGCTCCTGATCGCATCGGTCTGTCCGCCACGCCCGGTGGACCGATCGAGCGAGAGCTCGGAGCAGCCCGGATTCTGATCGCCGTCGGCGGTCAGCCGATCCGGCCCTCGATCCCCGGCGCGGAACACACCTGGCTGAGTGACGACATGTTCCTGCAGGAGACCTACCCGGATCAGGTCGTGGTGGTGGGTGCTGGATTCATCGCCTGTGAATTCGCCTGCATCCTCCGGGGCCTCGGGGTCTCGGTGACCCAGGTGGTGCGGGGCTCCCGTCTGCTGCGGGGCTTTGACCATGAGCTGGCCGATGCGGTTCTGACCGGGATGCAGGACAGCGGCATCCAGGTGTTGTTCGATCGCACGGTCCATGCCGTCGACCGCGTGTCGCCCGATGACCCGTCAGCCGGGTTGACGGTGGAGCTGTCTGATGGCCGCCACCTCCCCTGCGGCGGCGTGCTGATGGCCACGGGCCGTCGTCCCCGGCTGGAGGGGCTCGGCCTCGAGATCGCCGGCGTCGCGGTCGACCGTGGACGCGTTCTGGTGGATGCGGATCAGGCCACGTCCGTGCCCCACATCCATGCCGTCGGCGACGTCACCGATCGGATCAACCTCACACCGGTGGCCATCGATGAAGGCAGGGCCTATGCCGACAGCGTCTTCGGCGGCAGGCCGCGGCAGGTGAATCACGACCTGGTGGCCACCGCGGTGTTCTCCGACCCGGAACTGGCCAGCGTCGGATTGTCGGAACAGGCTGCGATCGAGCGCTTCGGCGAGGAAGCGGTCACGGTGCACCGGGCCCGCTTCCGTTCGATGTCCAGAGCGCTTCCCGCCAGCGGTCATCGCTGTCTGCTGAAGCTTGTGTTGCAGCGGGAGGGAGGCCGTGTGCTCGGCTGCCACATGGTGGGAGAGCACGCCGCGGAGATCATCCAGATGGCGGCCATCGCCGTTGGAATGGGAGCCACCAAGGCTGATTTCGATCGCACCATGGCGCTGCATCCCTCCGTCTCGGAGGAGTTCGTGACCATGGGGTGA
- a CDS encoding MotA/TolQ/ExbB proton channel family protein, whose product MIRLFGAEALKQGGALMAPLLLLSIAVLSAGFERLIYWLSWRREQPGCLDALRTSLSGLTNAEASRVLEQKLRRLDRQFSRWEPSLDLAMVLGPLMGLLSTVLGLMKLLQALGPDLLLPRGETLLSDYGTILVGTALGLVVAMVALLVQRINRMQRRSVVAQLREACLEV is encoded by the coding sequence TTGATCCGGTTGTTCGGCGCTGAGGCACTGAAGCAGGGAGGTGCGCTGATGGCACCGTTGCTGCTGCTCTCCATCGCTGTGCTCTCAGCAGGATTCGAGCGCCTGATCTACTGGCTGAGCTGGAGGCGGGAGCAGCCCGGTTGCCTCGATGCCCTCCGGACCTCCCTGTCAGGGCTGACCAACGCCGAAGCCAGCAGGGTGCTCGAACAGAAACTGCGCCGACTGGATCGCCAATTCAGCCGCTGGGAGCCCAGCCTTGATCTGGCGATGGTGCTGGGTCCCCTGATGGGGTTGCTCAGCACGGTGCTGGGACTGATGAAACTTCTCCAGGCCCTCGGTCCGGATCTCCTGCTTCCCAGGGGGGAGACCCTGCTGTCGGATTACGGGACCATTCTGGTAGGCACGGCTCTCGGGCTGGTGGTGGCGATGGTGGCGCTGCTGGTGCAGCGCATCAATCGCATGCAGCGCCGGTCCGTTGTGGCGCAGTTGCGCGAGGCCTGTCTGGAGGTCTGA
- a CDS encoding GMC oxidoreductase has product MIIDDRHYDVIVIGSGAGGGTLAGALSRKGKSVLVLERGGAMALEDQNVADVDLFRKDRYHPKNERWFGPDGDPFAPQTTYARGGNTKIWGAVLERMREQDFGEVPLQEGISPAWPFDYGELASYYEQAEQLYRVHGKAGVDPTEPGRNGDYVAMPKPVEPFLEPLRAALQRQGCQPYDIPISWSEDRDDPSGDSQLFGLEAGDPDRLTIRDNARVLRLHVNPSGSEVKAVEAELDGDTWLFRSDVVVLAAGAVNTPVILLRSANSHHPKGISNGSDQVGRNLMNLQLTSILQLATERNSGRYGRSLGINDYYWGDKNVSFPLGHIQTAGGVLQDALFAESPPVLSLVSKMIPDFGLERLASRSVAWWAMTEVMPDPHNKIWLHNDQIRINYIHNNREAHDRLVYRWIDTLKEVEKDPVTKVVLKAPTHARGGAPMSVVGYGCGSCRMGEDPSSSVVDGFGKCHELDNLYLADASVFPSCPSVGPGLTVIALALRLADTLA; this is encoded by the coding sequence ATGATCATCGACGACCGCCATTACGACGTCATCGTCATCGGCAGCGGAGCCGGTGGCGGCACCCTGGCCGGTGCCCTCAGCCGCAAGGGCAAATCCGTGCTGGTGCTGGAGCGCGGCGGGGCCATGGCTCTCGAGGACCAGAACGTCGCCGACGTGGATCTGTTCCGCAAGGACCGCTACCACCCCAAGAACGAACGCTGGTTCGGGCCGGACGGCGATCCCTTCGCGCCCCAGACCACCTACGCCCGCGGCGGCAACACCAAGATCTGGGGAGCTGTGCTCGAGCGCATGCGCGAGCAGGACTTCGGCGAAGTTCCTCTTCAGGAGGGGATCTCGCCGGCCTGGCCATTCGACTACGGCGAACTGGCGTCGTACTACGAGCAGGCGGAGCAGTTGTACCGGGTGCACGGCAAGGCGGGGGTGGACCCCACCGAGCCGGGCCGCAACGGTGATTACGTGGCCATGCCCAAGCCGGTGGAGCCGTTCCTCGAACCCCTGCGTGCCGCGCTGCAACGCCAGGGATGCCAGCCGTACGACATTCCGATCAGCTGGTCCGAAGATCGGGACGACCCGAGCGGCGATTCCCAGCTGTTCGGCCTTGAAGCCGGAGATCCAGACCGGCTCACCATCCGCGACAACGCCAGGGTGCTGCGACTGCATGTGAACCCCAGCGGCAGTGAGGTGAAGGCCGTGGAGGCGGAGCTGGATGGCGACACCTGGCTGTTCCGCTCTGATGTCGTGGTGCTGGCGGCCGGGGCCGTGAACACCCCGGTGATCCTGCTGCGTTCGGCGAACTCGCACCACCCCAAAGGCATCAGCAACGGCTCCGATCAGGTGGGCCGCAATCTGATGAATCTTCAGCTCACCTCGATCCTGCAGCTGGCCACGGAACGCAACAGCGGCAGATACGGGCGCTCTCTGGGCATCAACGACTACTACTGGGGTGACAAGAACGTCAGCTTCCCGCTTGGCCACATCCAGACAGCCGGAGGCGTTCTGCAGGACGCGTTGTTTGCCGAGTCACCACCAGTGCTTTCCCTGGTGAGCAAAATGATCCCCGATTTCGGCCTTGAGCGACTGGCGTCCCGCTCCGTCGCCTGGTGGGCGATGACGGAGGTGATGCCGGATCCCCATAACAAGATCTGGCTGCACAACGACCAGATCAGGATCAATTACATCCACAACAACCGGGAAGCGCATGACCGCTTGGTCTACCGCTGGATCGACACCCTGAAGGAGGTGGAGAAGGATCCGGTGACCAAGGTGGTGTTGAAGGCACCCACCCATGCCCGCGGTGGAGCACCGATGAGCGTTGTGGGTTATGGCTGCGGTTCCTGCCGCATGGGTGAGGATCCCTCGAGCTCCGTGGTCGATGGCTTCGGCAAGTGCCATGAGCTTGACAACCTCTACCTCGCCGATGCGAGTGTCTTCCCGAGCTGTCCGAGCGTCGGACCGGGCCTCACGGTGATCGCGCTGGCCCTTCGCCTGGCGGACACCCTCGCCTAA
- a CDS encoding heme-copper oxidase subunit III — translation MTSVNPDLQLNHTPGHVKHDGHNMTGFVIFLCSESVIFLAFFAGYAVLKLTAPQWLPDGVAGLEVRMPLINTVVLVSSSFVAYFAERYLHQRNLWGFRAVWLLTMAMGSYFVYGQYVEWSELTFSLSSGVFGGMFYLLTGFHGLHVITGILLMGLMLARSFRPGNYDKGEMGVASVSLFWHFVDVIWIILFLLIYVWQ, via the coding sequence ATGACCAGCGTCAACCCCGATCTGCAGCTGAATCACACCCCCGGGCATGTGAAGCACGACGGTCACAACATGACCGGTTTCGTGATCTTCCTCTGCTCCGAGAGCGTGATCTTCCTGGCCTTCTTCGCCGGCTACGCGGTGCTCAAGCTCACGGCCCCCCAATGGCTCCCGGATGGTGTCGCGGGGTTGGAGGTGCGCATGCCACTGATCAACACCGTGGTGCTGGTGAGCTCCAGCTTTGTTGCCTACTTCGCTGAGCGCTACCTGCATCAGCGCAACCTCTGGGGCTTCCGGGCGGTGTGGCTGCTCACCATGGCCATGGGCTCGTACTTCGTCTACGGGCAGTACGTCGAATGGTCGGAGCTCACCTTCAGCCTCAGCAGCGGTGTGTTCGGCGGGATGTTTTATCTGCTCACCGGCTTTCACGGTCTGCACGTGATCACCGGCATCCTGCTGATGGGCCTGATGCTGGCGCGTTCCTTTCGTCCGGGGAATTACGACAAGGGCGAAATGGGCGTCGCTTCGGTGAGCCTGTTCTGGCACTTCGTCGATGTGATCTGGATCATCCTCTTCCTCCTCATCTACGTCTGGCAGTAA
- a CDS encoding cbb3-type cytochrome c oxidase subunit I, whose product MTTTKYDPRILKAPHPVPGAPDNWKRFFSFNTDAKVIGIQYIATSLFFLLVGGLLAMIVRGELITPPADLVDPSVYNGLYTMHGTVMLFLFLFPILNGFNNLLIPTMIGAPDMAFPKLNAAAFWLVPVFAAVLMGSFFAPGGPASSGWWSYPPMSLQNPLGHFINGEFLWILAVALSGISSIMGAVNFVTTIIRMRAPGMTFFRMPLFVWTAWAAQTIQLIGLPALTGGAVMLLFDLSFGTSFFRPEGGGDPVLFQHFFWFYSHPAVYVLVLPVFGIFSELFPVYARKPLFGYRFVAIASFGITFLSLIVWAHHMFYTGTPNWMRHIFMFTTMLIAVPTGVKVFAWLGTLWQGNLRLNTPMLFCLGGLFNFIFAGITGVMLATVPIDIHVGNTAFVVAHFHYVIFNTIGFGVFAGIYHWFPKFTGRMYYEGLGKVHFVLTFIGATLNWLPLHWAGLLGMPRRVASYDPEFAIWNVLGSIGAFMLGVASIPFLLNIVSSWARGPKAPPNPWRAIGLEWLLPSPPPAENFEDDIPTVISEPYGYGLGHPLVEDEEFYVRRSLEA is encoded by the coding sequence ATGACGACCACCAAGTACGACCCCCGCATCCTCAAAGCGCCGCATCCGGTACCCGGTGCACCCGATAACTGGAAGCGGTTTTTCAGCTTCAACACCGATGCCAAGGTGATCGGCATCCAATACATCGCCACCTCGCTTTTCTTCCTGCTGGTGGGTGGTCTGCTGGCCATGATCGTACGGGGCGAACTGATCACGCCACCGGCTGATCTGGTTGATCCGAGTGTTTACAACGGGCTCTACACAATGCACGGAACAGTGATGCTGTTCCTGTTTCTGTTCCCGATTCTCAACGGCTTCAACAATCTGTTGATCCCCACGATGATCGGTGCGCCCGACATGGCATTTCCGAAGCTGAACGCCGCGGCCTTCTGGCTGGTGCCGGTGTTCGCCGCGGTGCTGATGGGCAGCTTCTTCGCCCCCGGCGGACCGGCGTCATCGGGCTGGTGGTCCTACCCGCCGATGAGCCTTCAGAACCCCCTCGGGCACTTCATCAACGGCGAGTTCCTGTGGATCCTGGCGGTGGCCCTCTCGGGAATCTCCTCGATCATGGGTGCCGTCAATTTCGTGACGACGATCATCCGCATGCGGGCACCCGGGATGACGTTTTTCCGCATGCCGCTGTTCGTGTGGACCGCCTGGGCTGCCCAGACCATCCAGCTGATCGGTTTGCCCGCTCTCACCGGCGGAGCGGTGATGCTGCTGTTCGACCTCAGCTTCGGCACCAGCTTCTTCCGCCCGGAAGGCGGTGGCGATCCGGTGCTGTTCCAGCACTTCTTCTGGTTCTATTCCCACCCCGCTGTTTACGTTCTGGTGCTGCCGGTGTTCGGCATCTTCTCCGAGCTGTTCCCGGTCTATGCCCGCAAGCCACTGTTCGGTTACCGCTTCGTGGCGATCGCCTCCTTCGGCATCACCTTCCTCAGCCTGATCGTGTGGGCCCACCACATGTTCTATACGGGCACGCCGAACTGGATGCGCCACATCTTCATGTTCACCACGATGCTGATCGCGGTACCCACGGGCGTGAAGGTGTTCGCCTGGTTGGGAACGTTGTGGCAGGGAAATTTAAGGCTGAACACGCCGATGCTCTTCTGCCTCGGCGGACTGTTCAACTTCATCTTCGCCGGCATCACCGGCGTGATGCTGGCCACGGTTCCGATCGACATTCACGTGGGCAACACCGCCTTCGTGGTGGCCCACTTCCACTACGTGATCTTCAACACGATCGGCTTCGGGGTGTTCGCCGGGATCTACCACTGGTTCCCCAAATTCACCGGCCGGATGTACTACGAAGGCCTCGGCAAGGTGCACTTCGTGCTCACCTTCATCGGTGCCACCTTGAACTGGCTGCCCCTGCACTGGGCCGGTCTGCTGGGCATGCCCCGCCGTGTCGCCTCCTACGACCCGGAATTCGCGATCTGGAACGTGCTGGGCAGCATCGGTGCCTTCATGCTCGGCGTCGCCTCGATTCCCTTCCTCCTCAACATCGTGAGCTCCTGGGCCCGGGGTCCGAAGGCTCCTCCCAATCCCTGGCGGGCCATCGGCCTGGAGTGGCTGCTGCCCTCCCCGCCACCAGCTGAGAACTTCGAGGACGACATCCCCACCGTGATCAGCGAGCCCTACGGCTACGGCCTGGGGCACCCCCTCGTCGAGGACGAGGAGTTCTACGTCCGCCGCTCCCTGGAGGCCTGA
- a CDS encoding cytochrome c oxidase subunit II, which translates to MTTTAPKKSPNIGAIVGITIAVAINLVIAKLMATWSYSWFPPQASSAASYVDDLFALETGIGSFIFFGCTGVMGWVLLFNRAGKYDESDGAPIEGNTKLEIIWTIIPLVTVFVIATYTMNVNMKLQTLGPKHKYVIGTDPTALMEADPMADVGPIDVIARQWSWEFIYPNGVRSSELHLPIDQRVNFRLISEDVLHSFFVPAFRLKQDIIPGSIISYSLTPTKEGRFRLRDAMFSGAYFSQNQTDVIVESEEAFSAWLKTTAQQPLQPGLDPGRPLYDRRIARGDKGWATVPPAPAPMVNDPGDPSIPHDA; encoded by the coding sequence ATGACCACCACTGCCCCCAAGAAAAGCCCGAACATCGGCGCCATCGTGGGCATCACGATCGCCGTGGCGATCAACCTGGTGATCGCCAAACTGATGGCGACCTGGTCGTACAGCTGGTTCCCGCCGCAGGCATCCAGTGCAGCGTCCTACGTCGACGATCTGTTCGCGCTTGAAACCGGTATCGGCTCCTTCATCTTCTTCGGCTGCACCGGAGTGATGGGCTGGGTGCTGCTGTTCAACCGGGCCGGCAAGTACGACGAAAGCGACGGTGCTCCGATCGAAGGCAACACCAAGCTGGAAATCATCTGGACGATCATTCCGCTGGTGACGGTCTTTGTGATCGCCACCTACACGATGAACGTGAACATGAAGCTTCAGACCCTCGGTCCGAAGCACAAATACGTCATCGGCACCGATCCGACCGCACTGATGGAAGCCGATCCCATGGCGGATGTGGGACCGATCGATGTGATCGCCCGCCAGTGGAGCTGGGAATTCATCTACCCCAATGGTGTGCGCAGTTCAGAACTGCATCTTCCGATTGATCAACGGGTCAATTTCCGGCTGATCTCGGAAGACGTGCTGCACAGCTTCTTCGTTCCGGCCTTCCGTCTGAAGCAGGACATCATCCCCGGAAGCATCATTTCCTACAGCCTCACGCCAACCAAAGAAGGCCGCTTCCGGCTGCGCGACGCCATGTTCAGCGGCGCGTACTTCTCGCAGAACCAGACCGACGTGATCGTCGAATCGGAGGAGGCCTTCAGCGCTTGGCTGAAAACAACAGCCCAGCAGCCTCTGCAGCCCGGACTCGATCCAGGCCGCCCGCTGTATGACCGCCGCATCGCCCGCGGTGACAAGGGCTGGGCAACGGTGCCACCCGCACCGGCTCCGATGGTGAACGACCCCGGCGATCCCTCCATCCCCCACGACGCCTGA
- a CDS encoding DUF2231 domain-containing protein translates to MTLLAAIPSPINEIADSLGANDLPYAIPLHPNLVHLTIGLFAIGIAFDFAGAFYPLEKRLFRFLALPVTRSGFHDVGWYNLVACSGITFFTVAAGFYEMLLAVPLPGIRSILGQTAIDTMLWHAIGGVAILLVIVAMTVWRGYQRFVWRRDLGRQVTWLYLFCGASMLMVMGLHGSLGAWLASDFGVHITADQLLAAGADLKEVLP, encoded by the coding sequence ATGACCCTGCTCGCCGCCATCCCATCGCCGATCAACGAAATCGCCGACTCTCTCGGTGCCAATGATCTTCCCTACGCGATTCCACTGCACCCGAATCTGGTTCATCTGACCATCGGGCTGTTTGCGATCGGAATCGCCTTCGACTTCGCCGGTGCCTTCTATCCGCTGGAGAAGCGGCTGTTCCGCTTCCTGGCCCTGCCGGTGACCCGCAGCGGTTTCCACGATGTGGGCTGGTACAACCTGGTGGCCTGCAGCGGCATCACCTTCTTCACGGTGGCCGCCGGTTTCTACGAAATGCTGCTGGCGGTGCCGCTGCCCGGCATCCGCAGCATCCTCGGCCAGACCGCCATCGACACCATGCTGTGGCATGCCATCGGGGGGGTCGCCATTCTTCTGGTGATCGTCGCCATGACCGTCTGGCGCGGCTACCAGCGCTTCGTCTGGCGCAGGGATCTGGGACGCCAGGTGACCTGGCTGTACCTGTTCTGCGGGGCCTCGATGCTGATGGTCATGGGTCTGCACGGCAGTCTCGGCGCCTGGCTGGCCAGTGATTTCGGCGTGCACATCACCGCGGATCAGCTGCTCGCCGCCGGTGCCGATCTGAAGGAGGTGCTGCCATGA
- a CDS encoding DUF2231 domain-containing protein, whose amino-acid sequence MLDLLPALNDKNLPWLDVIHPIVVHFVISMALITVVFDVIGVVTGKKNLFEVSFWNLLVATVAIFVAIIFGQIEAGLANPYGASRDILNVHSTIGWSLAGVLALLTGWRYVARQKDPTVLPKGFLALDLVLAGLVFVQVYLGDKLVWVYGLHTVPVVEAIRQGVVS is encoded by the coding sequence ATGCTCGATCTTCTACCTGCGCTCAACGATAAAAATCTCCCCTGGCTCGACGTCATTCATCCGATCGTCGTCCACTTCGTGATCTCCATGGCACTGATCACGGTCGTCTTCGACGTGATCGGGGTGGTGACCGGAAAGAAGAACCTCTTTGAAGTGAGCTTCTGGAATCTGCTCGTCGCCACAGTAGCGATCTTCGTTGCCATCATCTTCGGACAGATCGAAGCCGGCCTCGCCAATCCCTACGGGGCCTCGCGAGACATCCTCAATGTCCACAGCACCATCGGCTGGTCCCTTGCCGGTGTGCTGGCTCTGCTCACCGGATGGCGCTACGTGGCTCGCCAGAAGGATCCCACTGTCCTGCCGAAGGGCTTTCTGGCTCTTGATCTCGTGCTGGCCGGTCTGGTGTTCGTCCAGGTGTATCTCGGCGACAAACTGGTGTGGGTCTACGGATTGCACACCGTGCCGGTGGTGGAAGCGATCCGCCAGGGAGTGGTGTCATGA